The Marmota flaviventris isolate mMarFla1 chromosome 5, mMarFla1.hap1, whole genome shotgun sequence genome includes the window ttttgctgaggctggctttgaaatcatgatcctcctgcctcagcctaccaagctgctgggattacagggatgagCCACTGCTCCCGGCTGCCTAAGCCTTTTTGAACAGAATTATGATCTTTGGTTTTGAAGATCCTGGATGATATAAAGTGAGGCCAATAGAGCAACCCATTTATTAggctggtttttgttgttgttgttgtttgtttgtttgttttttgcctgttttgttttctgtggtgctggagattgaaccctgggccttacatggtaggcaagtgctgtaccattgagctacacctctacCCCTACTAGGCTGTTTAAGATCCAAAGGGCTCATGCAGAGAGAGCTACAGGGTAGGCAGTGCTCAGTACTCCTCAATGCTGACATGTTCAGGATTTGCCTTCCCACCTGCCATCCCTCTGCCAGCCTCACTCACGCCTGTGATCTTCTTCTTGCACTTGGCACAGCTGGGGGCGTAGCGCACATCATAGCAGGGAGGGCAAAAGATAGCCCCCTTCTCCTCAAAGAAGCCGCCTTCCTCCAGGACCTTCCCACACTGGCTGCACACAAACTCCTCAGGGTGATAAGCGTGGCCCAGTGCCACCAGGTAGCGGCCCCTATAGGGAGGTAGGGCAGTGAAAGGGAATGAGTTGGGAGCTCCAAGTGGGTTTATTTAGCACCTAATAGGAAATTTTAGATGGGGAAgttcattctaatttttttcccccaaataaagcagaatataagggctggattgtggctcagtggtagagtgcttgcctggcatgtgtgagtgtgaggcacagggttctcAACACTACACATAAGTAAAGATCCATCAaatgaataacaacaacaacaaaaagcagagTACAGATTTAGGAAGTGACTAGTCCAAGGTCACACACTGAAAGTGATGAAGATTGAAGAGAGATAGCTTTGTCATGTTGCATAGAATTGATGACACAAGAGTCAGTTTGAAGCTAGGAGAATGGTGGGAGCCGATGACTTGAGTTTAATGAGACACACCTGAGGGACTAGTGCCCTAGCGGACAGGAAGCCCTGCATGCTGATGAACACTTGAGAAGACCCCACGGCCTGCCCTGTCCTGCTTGCCTGTTCCAACTTGGGGAAGGGCATGCAGGTCTTAGATAAATAGGGGTCTAAGAAAGAGGAGGATCCCTAGAggtggtgatgcacgcctgtaatcccagtggctctagaggctaaGACAGgcgaatcacgagttcaaagcaactgcgaggcactaagcaactcagtgagaccctgtctctaaataaaatacaaaatatggctgggaatgtggctcagtggatgagtgcccctgagttcaatctccggtaccaaaaaaaaaaaaaaggaaggagcagGGTACTTTGCAAATCTGCCTAAGAGCTGATGGGAGGCAaagcagggcagggctggagaTGAGAACTAGGAAGGTTCTGGAGTCTGGCACACTGACTCTGAGGGGATATGTTACTCTGCTGGACCCCAGGGAGCAGTGCAAAGAGGGAGGGGCCTCTGAACTATCCACTCTGAGAGCAGAGGCTTAACAGAAAGActgagcagaaagagagagagagatatgcagATGGGCTGGGAGAGGACAGCCCCTTCTTTGCCCAGAGTACAGCTTCAAGGTGTCACTTGACTTTCTTCATTTCAACAGGGCAAATATGCTAGAAATTGGCATGAGTTGGGTGGTGGAGTGGAGTAGGTGGTATAGGATTCAGAATCTGAGGACCTGGGCCAGGTCCCTACCCCAGCTTCCACTGGGAACTGAATCCTTATTCTCCCTCAGTAGCAGCTTAGAAGTAGGTGAATAGACAGGCCAGGTCTAGGCTAGGGTAGGAAGGAAATAGGGTCACCCACCGGATGACCTTGTGGCACTGGTGGCACACAGGAGTCTTGCTGTTGTTGCTGccccctcctgggcctcctccaGCAGCAGCCTGCACAATGGAGGTGCGGTTCTGCAGAGGGGTGGGTGTGGCTGGCTGGCTGTGCCGGGTCAGCACGGTGCTTGTTTTGTCCGGGGCATAGCGCTCAGCAAATGCAGGGTCCACAGCCCAGGGTGGGcggctgctggggctgggggtggtagGGCCTGCGAAGGCCAAGGAAAATGGCTCCAGAGGGGTGCCCAGGGATCCCAAAGAATAGAGGGTGGAGCCTGGGGCAGCTCAGAGGAGGCTACCATCACCACATCCCTGGAGGCTTCCCACCCTTCCCGAGGCCCAAGCCCGCTCTCTCACCAGGCCAGGGTTCCTGGGCTGTAGTtgaggctgggactggggcttCTGTCCTGGACACCTGGCTGCAAGATCTGCCATTCAAGGCACTGAATGGCTGAGGCATCTGGCATGTCCCACCCCCCAGTTTAGTCCTGCTGGCCCCTGGGAGATGCCCAGGGTACATGAGAGCTGCTGAGCTGGACTCCAGGTCCCTCTGGAGTAGGGATGGGGAGCTTCTTTAGCTAGGTCCCAGCTATCTGGTCTGTCATGTAGAGCTGGGAGGTGAAGCAGAGCTCCTGCTCCTTAGGGTAACTCCTGGGCTCCCCTTACCCCAGAGAGCCTACTTTGTTGGCAGGATAAAGCCCCCTCTTTGCCAGGTACCCCCTCCCACTATGGCAGAGTGGCAGGGCCCACACTGAGCCTGAACCATCTAACACTGCCGTACCCAAAATGCAAACCAGGCCGAtaaagagagaagacagaggcagagaaagCAGGCCTGAGAATGTTTATTTCCGTGCCCAAGGCAGCGCAGACCGGCAGACAGCAGTACCACAGGGCAAAAGAGGGAAGGCAGTGTCAGATGAAGTCAGGCCCTGTGCCAGGCCAGCTTCTGGGGCCAGGCCAGCAGAAGGCTCAGGCCAGGGGCAGGAAAGGGGTGGGTAAGGTAAGCAGAAGCTGGAGGCACAAAGGGAGTGCCTTGGGCAGGAGGAACAGAGAAAGAGGCAGAGGGCAGCCGGCCGGAGAGGGTGGGCTACGACTGCACGTTGAGCACGTGGGCAGAGCGCTGGTGGTGCCAGTCCCGGAGGCGGGTGTAGCGTGGGCTCTGTAGCTCCAGGACATACTTTTCCCTGAGGGGCAAAGAAAGGAGGAAGtgaaaggaaggagagatggaagggaagcagggagggaggatggaaggaaggaaagaaggaaaggaggagaatgGAGAGCCCGGCTGGGGAGGTCCAGGGCAGACACAggggtggtgctgggatggaagaGGTGGGAAGTGGGAGACAGGCTGGTGCCTGGATTTTTACCTTGACTTCTTCAGGTGCTCCTCATCCGGGTCTTGCACTGAGAGGGCAGAGGCAGGCATTGACCGAGAGAAATGAGGGccaacccagccttaatccttgGCAGAGGGtcaggcctgggctggggccagGAGAGTCTACCCTGCCCTGGGATGGCACTTACTGAACTCGGTGCCCGTGAGGTGGGCAAGGATGCGGAAGGAGCGGGACTGGCCTGTCCCTGGCCGTGGCCGCCAGTCCTCGGTGTTCTCCATCAGCCGCTGCTTGCTGGCATCGGGGACCAGCGGTCGGAGCGGCTGTCTGTGGGAAGGGTGTGGCTCAGAACCTCACAATGGGGATGGGTAGTAGGGGCAGGCCCTCCCAGAATTTGGTATAAATGGGTCACCGTGatgggagaaagagggagaagggtaAGGCTAAGGGCCctgctgggtgggtgggtgggtgagtgagaGAGGGGAGTAGGCCAGCCGGGGTGGGGAGGGACCACCGCCCAGAGTgacaaaaagaaggaagagagggataGGCAGAGGGGGCTCACTGACTTGTCAGGGGTCTGCACCTGTGAAGGAAATAGATGGACAGATAAAGGGACAGAcacaaagagaggaaaaaaggtgGGGAAGGGTCAGAGGAGCTGGGGGCGAGGTGCCGCTGATTGAGGCTCAGTTGGCCCAACACCACACCCCAACCCAGGCCACCAGTGGGGGACAATGACTCTGTTCAGAGTCCCCCAGAAGGGCGGTGCCTGTAGCTCCCACCCCGGCCGCCAGGGGTCGCTGCCGCACGGTTCCCGCCCGGCTGGGGCGCAGTGCACACTGAGCAGCAGCAACGACAGTGGGTGTGGGGCCAACATAGGACTGGACAGTGTGGGCGGTGGGCGGGCAGGAACTGACGTACCCATTCTGCTGCGGGGCGCTGTCAGCAGGCGGGGGGGCCCCAAAGGGCCGAGCCGTCTTGTTGAGGGACGCACTGGGTGCAAAGGTGTACCGCGGGGGTTCCGCGGCAGGGGCCAGGGCCTGGGCGGAGACAGAGCCGAGCGGGGAGGGCGAGGGTGGAAGCCTGGGTGGGAATGGGGCGATTCCCCACCAAAGGGCAGTGGCAGCTCCTGCTCCGCCCCACACATCTGGCTGAAGGCATCAGGGAGGGGGCGACTCAAATTTCAAGGGCCCCATTTGGGAGCTATAATCTCAGCCCACACGGGGCCAAGGAAGGACCAAGTGTAGGTGGGTACACAGCACAGGAGGCAGGCGGACAGACGGGCAGGCATGCGTGGTGCTGGGACCGTGCGGCAGCCCTGGATTCCACTCCCATTTCCCCAGACCTTGCTCATTCTGGCATCTGCCCCCTGCTCCCAGTAGGGATGGGGTGCCAAGGCTGTGCCAGGGAAGGCAGGTCAGCTCAGGGGTCCATGCCCCTCCTGCCCAAAGCCCGGATTTCCCCCTGCCTACCTTCTGCGGTTTGCTCTGAACTGGCTGGGCCctggagaagaagggaaggaagtgaCTGTGGGCCCAGCCAGAGGGTGCCCCTACCCACCAGCAGGCCACAGCAGTACCTGCTGAGACCCAGGCTGAGGCGTTCCCCACAGGCACGGATCTTGTTCTGGGCTTCAATGTGCGTGAGGCTTCCTGTGTTCTCGCCATCAATGCTCAGCACCCAGTCTCCCACAGCCACTCCGGCCTGAGAAGCTTTGCCTCCAGGAGTGAGCTGTGGACAGAGAAAGGGTCACAAAAGACCAGgatttccctctctccctttttggtactggggattgaactcaggggtgctttactactgagctacataccccaATCCTTTCTGAAACAGGTATGTtttccaggctgaccttgaacttgcaatcctcctgcctcaacctcaagttgctgggattacagacatgtgtcactgCATCCAGTGAGGCTCAGGACTGTGCAACCCAAACTGAGGCCAACAGTTGTCAATCCTGCCTAGCCCCACTTCCAGTACCCAGAGGCCATTATAGTCAACATTTTTCTGGGCGGCTGCTGGATCCTAAAGCAACCTTGGAGGAGGTGGTGCTCATCCACTGCACAATTTCCTCCCTCACACTGCTCATTTAAGTACCTCCAGGACCCTCCTTCACAACCTAGACACTGCTGTGATGTCAACAAACAGCCACCCTCAGGTTTTGATCAGTCTTTTGAGGCCCTTGCTGGCCTCCCTCTCAGGCTGTTCCACCTACCAGATATATCCTCTGGCTTGTGCTTGTGGCAGCTTCATCCCTGGCACCACTGAGTGTACTCACTGACCTCTTACACTATCACCCTATCCCAGGGCTTTCTGTAGGGCTATGTCTAGACTTGGAGTAGGTCTTGTCATCTCCAGTTTCCCTGTGAATGGTGCCTGAATGGTGCCAAAGGAGTTTCATAGCTTTAAATTGATGTCATTTCCATGCCCCCAACCCCTTGGGCTCTGAGTCAGAAATCCCCAGTTTGTGTGGTAAATGAGGGATACAGCAGGCTGGGAGAAATGGTAGCCACCAGCATTAGCTGTTTGGAAAGCAATGATCTTGGTCGAAGGAAAATGGAATGCGTTGCTGAAGGGCTGAGAGTCTATTTATAAAGGCCTGAGAGTAGAGGGGCCACTTCCCAGGCCCCTGGCAGAGGTGACCCTGACAAACAAATTGAGTCCTTCCAGTCACAACACAGGCAGATGGCTGTCTATGGGTCTGAGCCCATGGGACTACCCAGCTATTTGGCAAGGGGCATGGCACTGCATTGAGCAGGCTTAATTTACACTTCACAGATGGTGGTGGGAATTGGGGGGTACAGGCTGCCAGAGGCCTCAAGAGGCTTCTCAGGTGGGCTGGTACATGAACTGCTGAGGCAAGCAGAGGGGAAATGAGAGGTTCCAGAGAGGTGCCAGGGGCAGAGGGCCAGATGCAGAGACTGCCAGCACTGGGACAAAAGGGAAAGCTAGGTTCAATGGCTCTATTTCATGCTTGCAAAGGTTAGAAGAACATAAAGATGATGGACCCTTCTTTACCTGctaaataataatactaagaaCTTGGAGCACACATTGACAGTGAATCCTCCAATAGCCTGTGGAAGAATCCGAGAATATACCCATTTCTCACATAGACAAGGAGATTAAGCACCTTAAATCACCCAGCTATTAAGAGGCAGGGCCAGGATTTGACCCTGATTCTAAGGCTCCACCACTCCAGGCCACCTCTGCTGAGTGTGGGCACCCAACCGAGGGATCAACACACCTATAAAGGCTCCCTGATTCCCTGCCTCACCTTTAGTTCAATCCAGTCCCTTACAATGGGTATGGAGAAGTAACAACCTTCAGGGGAAGTGACTTACTTAAGGTCATGGTGAGTCAGGAGGGGAAACCTGGTTCAGTCACCCTCTAAGCACACAAGTTGGCTCCCAGGAGGCTATATAGGCTGAGTCTGAGGTGGGGGTCTTGGGGTGGACAGGAGCAGCTGGCTCCTGAAAAGGGGTGTGTGAGGAGGTAAAGGACTACTTCCTTCCCTGGAGGAAGGGAGGCGGAAGGAGGAGTAGGGGAGTGGTCAGAAAGGTGGAGAAAGAAGTAAGAGAGAGCTCTGAGGTGGCTAGAGGGGAAAGCAGAGGAACTCAGGCTAGGAGCAGGAGGAGGCCTCAAGGATTTAGGAGGGGAAAAGCCAGGGGGCTGGACACTGTACCAGGGCGGGGGTGAGTCAGCCTAAGGGCTCCAACGAAAAGCCCAACCCCCCAGTCCCAGACGTTACCTCATCTCCCAGGCCTGGGCCCACAGCCAGCCCTAGCCCGTCCCTCTTCCCTCTACTCTGGGGTCAGGGGAGGGATAGGGGGCTGGCCCAGCTCAGAAAAGACCACCCCACCCGGCCACCCATCAGGGCCTAGATCCAACTTCAGAGCTGGGCTCAGCTGGTGGCCCCACCCACATGCTAAGGCTGCTGACAAGGGAGCCCAGACCCAGAGTGCCCCCAACAGGCCACATATAAAAGGTCAACatcaatgaagaaactgaggctgagacaAGCCACATTGGCCAGCACTTTCcccagggaaaggaaggggaatggAATATAGAATTAGGCTTAAAGATTGTGTAGGGGACTATGTATGTGTGGTAGGAGGACCACTGCCCTTAGATATCCTGCTGATAGGGCATTTTCCAGAACACATAGAAGGATTCCTGGAAAGAACACTGCTTGCCCAGACCACCAAGCCCAACTCCCACTGACAGACTCTTGCCTTGGGGCTCCTGTTAGGCTGGGCAGTGCCTCCACAAACCTCTGGCCCCTGCCAGGCTGGGCTTGCCCTGGGCTTCCTGCCAATAGCTGTCTGCCCACAGGGGGCTGGGTGGGCCTCTTTGGGCAGGAGGATGTGGGGGCAGGAAGTTCCCACCCCCTTCTGACCCCCAGGCCACAATCAGAGACACCAAGTCCAAAGGCTGGTCTCACTCACTCTGGGCAGGCAGTTTCTACCACAACTGGACCCCACTGCTGGCGCTGCCACCTGACGACCTGGTGAGGGGCCCACCAATGGAGTCCAGGGGTCCAGGTCTAGGCTAGCCCTTTTGGTCTCTGTAGACTCTAACCACTGTTGGCTATGCCAGCTGGGGATGCATTCTTGGGCTTATAAGGCAATCCCCCTGCCACAGGGAGGAGCCAGCCCCCAGCTCCGCCCCACCAGGGCAGACTCTAGGAATTAAGAGTCAGAACCCTAATAGCCCCCAACAGGGGCTATTAAGCCCAGTCTTACAATACCTCTGTTCAGGGTCAAGGGCCACCACAACCTGAATAGGACCACTTGATGGGGACATAGGCTGAGAAGAGTTGGAAAAGGTTGGGAAGAAACCTTTTCCTCCAAGCCACCAAGAGCGCTGGCCATCTTGCGCCTAAATTCAAAATTTGCTTTGCCATGGACTTGTGGAATGATCCCCCTATGCCTTTCCAAGTAGTCTCATTTGGAAAAACAGCATGGCAACTGTTATTCCCTGAATGAAAGCAAACTTAAAATAAGATCCTATGGTCAAAGTGCTGTGCCTGAGGCCTGACTCCATGCAATGCTCCCTCAGGATCAGATACTCCCTGGAGACATCAGGTTCCCATCCTGCAAAGGAGGCCTCCTGTTTGCCCTCAGGTATGGCCACAGGAGCTGGGTGGAATGTCATCAAGTTAGGCCAGTGCTAGGGAAGTTTAGGAATTCCTATTCCAGGATTCACCTAGTTGGGAGCCCTTATGGCAGGTGTCCACCATATTTCTGGACACCTCCTGGTCTTTTGAGCCCTGTTGTTCCTGTTCAGattcctcccctcccatcacccaCTGAAGACCTAAGACCCACAgacacacccccccaccccccccacccccccccccccgggccgGCGGGATCCATTCCTCAACCCAGGCTCACCCGGGAGATAGAGAGGGGCACATTGAAGTCCTTGCCCCCTTGCAGCCGGAAGCCCCAAGGTGCTGGCCCTTCTAGCACCACCTTGAAGGAATCCATGGTGCCTGTTCCTGAGAAGAGAAGATCAGTGGCTAGTATTGCAGGAAGGCCAGCCCAGTGCTGGACACTAGCCTTGGACAGTTGCCAAGCACCAGGGGAAGACACTGGGCACACACAAGGCATGGGTGAGTAGGTATCCTATCAGGTTTGTCAGGTAGACCTCACTTATAAACACAGGGCAGATCCCCTCCGCCCAGGAACTGGGAGCCCTCATTTATGCTAGAGGTTCTTTCCATCCAGAGGTGAACTGTGAGACTAATTTGGCACGGCTTCTCCCCAAACCAGCCTGGAGCCTCGGATGGCGCGGTGGGGTGAGTCAGGGGCCACTCTCCTCTCCCCCGCCTCCAGGTCCCGGCAGGCAGGCCGCGGCTGAAGCCTGCTCGGACTATATAAGGCATGTAAGCTGACACTGTGCGGAGAGCCAGCGGAGGGAGTACTTGGGGGCTCGGGACgcgagggggaggggaggagaaggaaaggaggcgGCTGGAGCAAGTCCTAGCCATACCCGACTGGTCCGTGCTGCAGGGAGCCAGAGCGGGACccctgggagaagaaggagggggaCGGGAGTGGTGCGCTGCCGGAGATCGGCGGCGGCTGGGATCCCAAAGCGTGGTCAGGAAAGGGATCTACCCTGGAAACCAGTGGGAGTGGTGCCGCCCACGCAGCACGGCTCCCACCACGATATGACTCAGTTTCCCCTTAGTCTCCCGCCTGGGCCCCACGATTTGGCCAAGTCCCGGCCGCAGGAAGCGGCGCAGGCGCCAATCCGCCCAGCGACAGCCGGCATCGCCTCAGGAAGGCGGGGGTAAGGGCAGAGGCAGGGGCCCCAGCTCGCGGGAGAAAGTACAGCGCTGGCCAAGAGCCCCAATGCCCTCCGGGGCCCTTAGCAGGCTCCCGGGCCCTGTCTGGTCCAGCCCAAGACGCCCTGGGCGGTCACCTGTACCTGCTCTGCCCCGCCGGGGCGCTGGTAGGCGGCGGGCTCGGAACAGCAGCGATGCGATCTACCGCCGGCGCTCTGACCCCGCCTCAGCGGACGCCGTCCGCTTTGAGTCCGCGGGAGGGGGCGGAGCCCTGGGCCGTGCCTTCCTCAGAGCCACGCCCGTAGGCGTTCCCCGGCCTCTGGGACGCCCCACCCAATCACGAAGCCCCAACTTCCCGTGAGCTTGAGGGCTCTGCCCTCCCTAGTCCGCCTAAGTGGGGCGGGGCCGGAGCAGGGCCTGAGCTGCGGACGCCGAGACCCAGAGACTCTAATCCATCGTCTCCAGTGTCTCGCTCAGCCCTGTGCGCCTCCCGCTGGCGGAGTGGTGGGAAAGCGGCATTTTGAAACCAGACAGACCTGGACTTTATCTCACCTTAGTTTTCTCCTCCGAAAAACGGGACAATAAAACTCTTATTTCGGGGTGCCATGAAGGTCGGGTATGGTAGGCTCAGTATCCGTGGCCTCAGAATTTCTAAATCCGAGAGACTCGAGGAGCGGGGCAGGTCGAGGTGGGGTAAGTTGAGGGGGCAAGagggtttcaagttaggtttgaAGAGGCTGAgggtgtatagctcagtgataaagtgcctggTTGGTATGTATGAGACCCTAGGTTCTTTCTCCAGTACCTAGACCAACCAAACGTAGGTTTGCAGAACATTTCTGAAGCCAGAAAAATATCGCTGGAGTGAATGATGCTAGAAAGAACCCTTGGTCCATCCTGAGCCTGACAGAGTGGTCTGGGCCCTCACGTCTATCACTTCTGCTGGGTAGAGTCAACAGCCAGCAGCCCTGTGACCTCAGCTTAATCCCAGTACTCTGTTGGAACGGTCTATGTCCCTTTACACCTTACTCCAGAGCAGGTAGCACCTTCAGTGAGGGTGGAACGGGGCCAGAGACTCCAGTGGGGTTCTGCTCAGAGTCCCCACTTTGCCCCCAGCCTCAGCCAGGCGACTGTGGCTGGCCATGAGAAGATTGAGTACAGGTGAGTATTTGGGTGACTGAGGAGGCATTTGTCTTCCTCTTGCTGAGCGACCCTATCTCTTCATCTGGGATGTTGTCCCTGCTGTTCTTTCCTCTCTACCATTATCACATCTCCCTTTTTGCATCATTCCCCTTACTATCCAAATCTCTGTAGGCGTTGTCATCTTTGAAGACTTCCTTTATAGTTTATCTGTCTTCCTGTCTCTACTTCCTTTC containing:
- the Pdlim7 gene encoding PDZ and LIM domain protein 7 isoform X5, with amino-acid sequence MARTQEASRTLKPRTRSVPVGNASAWVSAGPSQFRANRRRQPLRPLVPDASKQRLMENTEDWRPRPGTGQSRSFRILAHLTGTEFMQDPDEEHLKKSRSCSQVSRTEAPVPASTTAQEPWPGPTTPSPSSRPPWAVDPAFAERYAPDKTSTVLTRHSQPATPTPLQNRTSIVQAAAGGGPGGGSNNSKTPVCHQCHKVIRGRYLVALGHAYHPEEFVCSQCGKVLEEGGFFEEKGAIFCPPCYDVRYAPSCAKCKKKITGEIMHALKMTWHVHCFTCAACKTPIRNRAFYMEEGAPYCERDYEKMFGTKCRGCDFKIDAGDRFLEALGFSWHDTCFVCAICQINLEGKTFYSKKDKPLCKSHAFSHV
- the Pdlim7 gene encoding PDZ and LIM domain protein 7 isoform X6, whose amino-acid sequence is MDSFKVVLEGPAPWGFRLQGGKDFNVPLSISRLTPGGKASQAGVAVGDWVLSIDGENTGSLTHIEAQNKIRACGERLSLGLSRAQPVQSKPQKALAPAAEPPRYTFAPSASLNKTARPFGAPPPADSAPQQNGQPLRPLVPDASKQRLMENTEDWRPRPGTGQSRSFRILAHLTGTEFMQDPDEEHLKKSREKYVLELQSPRYTRLRDWHHQRSAHVLNVQS
- the Pdlim7 gene encoding PDZ and LIM domain protein 7 isoform X4, which codes for MDSFKVVLEGPAPWGFRLQGGKDFNVPLSISRLTPGGKASQAGVAVGDWVLSIDGENTGSLTHIEAQNKIRACGERLSLGLSRAQPVQSKPQKVQTPDKQPLRPLVPDASKQRLMENTEDWRPRPGTGQSRSFRILAHLTGTEFMQDPDEEHLKKSSQVSRTEAPVPASTTAQEPWPGPTTPSPSSRPPWAVDPAFAERYAPDKTSTVLTRHSQPATPTPLQNRTSIVQAAAGGGPGGGSNNSKTPVCHQCHKVIRGRYLVALGHAYHPEEFVCSQCGKVLEEGGFFEEKGAIFCPPCYDVRYAPSCAKCKKKITGEIMHALKMTWHVHCFTCAACKTPIRNRAFYMEEGAPYCERDYEKMFGTKCRGCDFKIDAGDRFLEALGFSWHDTCFVCAICQINLEGKTFYSKKDKPLCKSHAFSHV
- the Pdlim7 gene encoding PDZ and LIM domain protein 7 isoform X1; the encoded protein is MDSFKVVLEGPAPWGFRLQGGKDFNVPLSISRLTPGGKASQAGVAVGDWVLSIDGENTGSLTHIEAQNKIRACGERLSLGLSRAQPVQSKPQKALAPAAEPPRYTFAPSASLNKTARPFGAPPPADSAPQQNGQPLRPLVPDASKQRLMENTEDWRPRPGTGQSRSFRILAHLTGTEFMQDPDEEHLKKSRSCSQVSRTEAPVPASTTAQEPWPGPTTPSPSSRPPWAVDPAFAERYAPDKTSTVLTRHSQPATPTPLQNRTSIVQAAAGGGPGGGSNNSKTPVCHQCHKVIRGRYLVALGHAYHPEEFVCSQCGKVLEEGGFFEEKGAIFCPPCYDVRYAPSCAKCKKKITGEIMHALKMTWHVHCFTCAACKTPIRNRAFYMEEGAPYCERDYEKMFGTKCRGCDFKIDAGDRFLEALGFSWHDTCFVCAICQINLEGKTFYSKKDKPLCKSHAFSHV
- the Pdlim7 gene encoding PDZ and LIM domain protein 7 isoform X3 — translated: MDSFKVVLEGPAPWGFRLQGGKDFNVPLSISRLTPGGKASQAGVAVGDWVLSIDGENTGSLTHIEAQNKIRACGERLSLGLSRAQPVQSKPQKVQTPDKQPLRPLVPDASKQRLMENTEDWRPRPGTGQSRSFRILAHLTGTEFMQDPDEEHLKKSRSCSQVSRTEAPVPASTTAQEPWPGPTTPSPSSRPPWAVDPAFAERYAPDKTSTVLTRHSQPATPTPLQNRTSIVQAAAGGGPGGGSNNSKTPVCHQCHKVIRGRYLVALGHAYHPEEFVCSQCGKVLEEGGFFEEKGAIFCPPCYDVRYAPSCAKCKKKITGEIMHALKMTWHVHCFTCAACKTPIRNRAFYMEEGAPYCERDYEKMFGTKCRGCDFKIDAGDRFLEALGFSWHDTCFVCAICQINLEGKTFYSKKDKPLCKSHAFSHV
- the Pdlim7 gene encoding PDZ and LIM domain protein 7 isoform X2; translated protein: MDSFKVVLEGPAPWGFRLQGGKDFNVPLSISRLTPGGKASQAGVAVGDWVLSIDGENTGSLTHIEAQNKIRACGERLSLGLSRAQPVQSKPQKALAPAAEPPRYTFAPSASLNKTARPFGAPPPADSAPQQNGQPLRPLVPDASKQRLMENTEDWRPRPGTGQSRSFRILAHLTGTEFMQDPDEEHLKKSSQVSRTEAPVPASTTAQEPWPGPTTPSPSSRPPWAVDPAFAERYAPDKTSTVLTRHSQPATPTPLQNRTSIVQAAAGGGPGGGSNNSKTPVCHQCHKVIRGRYLVALGHAYHPEEFVCSQCGKVLEEGGFFEEKGAIFCPPCYDVRYAPSCAKCKKKITGEIMHALKMTWHVHCFTCAACKTPIRNRAFYMEEGAPYCERDYEKMFGTKCRGCDFKIDAGDRFLEALGFSWHDTCFVCAICQINLEGKTFYSKKDKPLCKSHAFSHV